A stretch of Pristiophorus japonicus isolate sPriJap1 chromosome 12, sPriJap1.hap1, whole genome shotgun sequence DNA encodes these proteins:
- the LOC139277450 gene encoding zinc finger protein 436-like, whose protein sequence is MRTEERPFMFTHDGKRFRQQPNLLAHQSMHTGERPFTCSMCGKGFSRSSNLLAHQRIHTGERPFTCSMCSKGFSRSSNLLAHQRIHTGERPFSCTTCGEEFTRSSSLQTHQRVHTGERPFSCSTCGKEFSRSSHLLRHQRIHTGEMPFTCSVCGKGFTQSSNLLTHQLVHTGVRPFTCSICGKGFTRSSHLLTHHRIHAGERPFTCSVCGKGFIQSSSLLTHQRVHTRERPFICCVCGKGFTRSSNLLSHQSVHTGEKPFTCSVCGSKFTRSSSLLAHQHVHTGEKPFTCPVCGKGFTRSSNVVTHQRVHTGERPFTCVCGKGFTRSSNLLTHQRVHI, encoded by the coding sequence ATGAGGACTGAGGAGAGGCCATTTATGTTCACTCATGATGGGAAGAGGTTTAGGCAGCAGCCCAACCTATTGGCACACCAGAGTatgcacactggagagaggccgttcacctgctcaatgTGTGGTAAGGGCTTCTCTCGGTCATCGAACCTGCTGGCACATCAGCgcattcacactggagagaggccgttcacctgctcaatgTGTAGTAAGGGCTTCTCTCGGTCATCGAACCTGCTGGCACATCAGCgcattcacactggagagaggccgtttagCTGCACCACATGTGGAGAGGAATTCACTCGGTCGTCTAGTTTGCagacacaccaacgagttcacactggggagaggccatttagtTGTTCCACATGTGGGAAGGAATTCAGTCGGTCATCCCATTTGCTGAGACACCAGCGCATTCACACAGGGGAGATGCCTTTCacttgctcagtgtgtgggaagggattcactcaatcttccaacctgttgacacaccaacttgttcacactggggtgaggccattcacctgttccatatgtggaaagggattcactcggtcatcccacctgctgacacaccatcgCATTCatgctggggagaggccattcacctgctctgtgtgtgggaagggatttattcagtcctccagcctgctgacacaccagcgagttcacaccagggagaggccattcatttgttgtgtgtgtgggaagggcttcactcggtCCTCCAATCTGCTGTCACATCAAAGTGTTCACACTggagagaagccgttcacctgctccgtgtgtgggagtaAATTCACTCGGTCCTccagcctgctggcacaccagcatgttcacactggggagaaaccgttcacctgcccagtgtgtgggaagggattcacccgcTCATCCAACGTGGTGACACACCAAcgtgttcacactggagagagaccatttacatgtgtgtgtgggaagggattcacccgttcatccaacctgctgacacaccagcgagttcacatttaa